The following are from one region of the Luteimonas sp. MC1572 genome:
- a CDS encoding restriction endonuclease subunit S produces MELRAGYKQTEVGSILEEWDAVLVGDFFTFKNGLNKAKHFFGHGTPIVNYMDVFGRTALHVEELRGRVEVSKAELKAYEVCRGDVFFTRTSETIDEIGVASVLLGEAEQTVFSGFVLRARPTVDALVDEFKSYCFSPRYFRQQVTTRASYTTRALINGRSLSATFLAKPPKPEQIAIATALSDVDALLGAQDALIAKKRAIKQGAMQELLTGKRRLPGFSGEWEVKQLGRLLESPVTDGPHLTPKFIDRGVPFLSVNNLVDGKIDWTDLRYISDGDHREFSRKCRPRKGDILFGKAASVGMVALVETEIEFNIWSPIALIRVAPQLSARFVYRQLQSGFVEKQVLLLTNSSSQGNIGMGDIERLEIAYPRTREEQVAIAALLDDLDYEITALETQRAKTAQLKQGMMQALLTGRIRLV; encoded by the coding sequence GTGGAATTGAGGGCGGGCTATAAGCAGACCGAAGTGGGGTCTATTCTAGAAGAGTGGGATGCTGTTCTGGTCGGTGACTTTTTCACGTTCAAGAACGGACTGAACAAAGCAAAGCACTTCTTCGGGCATGGAACTCCAATCGTCAACTACATGGATGTCTTTGGCCGTACGGCCTTACATGTTGAAGAGCTGCGCGGCCGAGTTGAGGTCAGCAAGGCGGAGCTCAAGGCCTACGAAGTTTGCAGGGGAGACGTGTTCTTCACGAGAACCTCAGAGACTATCGATGAGATCGGTGTCGCGTCTGTGCTGCTCGGTGAAGCCGAGCAAACGGTTTTCAGTGGCTTTGTTCTACGGGCCCGCCCGACAGTAGATGCGTTGGTGGACGAGTTTAAGTCGTACTGCTTCTCGCCACGCTACTTCCGACAACAAGTGACCACTCGCGCAAGCTATACGACGCGGGCACTCATCAACGGGCGCTCTCTATCCGCGACTTTTCTTGCGAAACCGCCGAAGCCAGAGCAAATCGCCATCGCCACCGCCCTCAGCGACGTGGATGCGCTGTTAGGCGCGCAGGACGCGCTGATCGCCAAGAAACGCGCCATCAAGCAAGGCGCGATGCAGGAACTGCTCACCGGCAAGCGCCGCCTGCCGGGATTCAGTGGGGAGTGGGAGGTGAAGCAGCTCGGCCGTCTTCTGGAATCTCCTGTCACAGATGGACCGCATCTCACGCCAAAATTTATAGATCGTGGTGTCCCTTTCCTTTCGGTCAATAACTTGGTTGACGGCAAGATTGATTGGACTGATCTGCGCTACATCTCAGACGGCGATCATCGCGAGTTCTCAAGGAAGTGTCGGCCACGAAAGGGTGACATTTTGTTTGGTAAGGCTGCATCTGTTGGAATGGTTGCGTTAGTCGAGACAGAGATTGAGTTCAATATTTGGTCGCCGATTGCGCTCATTCGGGTAGCCCCACAATTATCGGCAAGATTCGTATATCGCCAGCTTCAAAGCGGGTTTGTTGAAAAGCAGGTTCTCTTGCTAACTAATTCATCTTCGCAGGGGAATATTGGAATGGGCGATATAGAGAGGCTGGAAATCGCGTATCCGAGGACTCGTGAGGAGCAGGTTGCTATCGCCGCGCTGCTAGACGATCTGGATTACGAAATCACCGCCCTCGAAACCCAACGCGCCAAAACCGCCCAGCTCAAGCAAGGCATGATGCAGGCACTGCTGACCGGCCGGATCCGGCTGGTCTAA
- a CDS encoding DEAD/DEAH box helicase: MKTYENLKIHPLLDRIPARLADAMLSMLRPADVGLRDWLGDRLSAYPGSPGAILGDPLIECMYRWQGGDQTVGDLQAAGILQPGFVESLERASGDYHFPRDRKLFTHQLSALESTKAGKSILVSAGTGAGKTESFLFPILNDLCEQSVGSKSTLEGVQALFIYPLNALIRSQKERLVAWLEAQEGRHRFALYNGDMKDALPTASRAAFPAAEVPDRERLRESPPPLLITNTTMLELMLVRPQDRPILERSAGKLRWVVIDEAHSYTGSQAAELTLLLRRTLQAFKVQPREVRFIATSATIGDQSEESTKALRRFLADVAGCEEESVDVIRGYREIPSLEPVGGNAPSLEELEALCNQQCSDAEELVSALRSSPVAMATRNLLIERSAATLSEIQEHSGLSSMQEAARWVDVASSGKQEDAPHSDGRFLPIRAHLFQKTIDGIWACVNPSCSGRAPAALEDWRHGALFGEIQGSCAHCGSLVLEVSLCNDCGGTALRGVLSSDRKYVKGMHDDEDEFLADAEATEDEPAEAAKYKQVILSSLEDNIAKVDVGDARFNPVSGEIAALDGEIAFAGVVWNPYSPTSQGYGDEANRSCRCPRCGSSNENPDKARRSIRLAAPFSLSNVVPELLSAAPPDPKAMGDGVLMEGRRLLMFTDSRQGTARGAARLYDGALRDYIRYVVPEMLPRPLSEEDREVYADERERLVAEVEKNQNESRRNLLENSLRGVEGALAGQGSIAWLEVQDALAQKRAVESAITPYFSDLMGAVEQDRVARLLLLRELYRRPKRTNSLETLGLVSLRYPGIERIRAGQLPRAWVEIDGSLKDWKDFLKIYLDFVVRENACVELTNDEKDWIGTRFSRKFLVDEIGTGESQRYLWPRLNPDTGAGGRSRLPRLLRAAFPAVRDLQISDVLQAAKSSLLASGHLTKGDQPGHFLNWATVELARPTQLWLCPVTRRLLDTTLRGVSPYHQGDVSPVSCQPVTLPVPPHVLWERDGQSVPAGERESWLSGKKAGHLLQALGLWPEALDRALTGTEFYAAREHSAQIDQARLDELTSQFQSGALNVLSCSTTMEMGVDIGSLAVVAMANPPPTVANYLQRAGRAGRRGETRALAYTVCRAEPRSLAIFNAPDKFLSSTISPPVVQLGSPVIVQRHLNAWLLRDFLMEEGTAHGALGMKAGGFFGISAPTIQGQPGEDHWDNSIYQRLMAFLQQPQSYSEAKRRQIRSLLDRSSLVDVELEVLLDTARESFEAAASGWRVEWDAAKRQWDEVTANDAAKKALTYRLIRLCDEYLLQLLTIRGVLPARGFPVDVRELIIVQGNGKAKGKESDRKAMGNRALSRELPVALREYQPGANVVVGGAVYAVGGLTMNWRRPADAGAASEIQNLRWRLLCRECSEVTDSPVCPEACSACGHAVEDGARSSFEYIVPAGFVVPLGSKPNDDISRPTYVPGEMPLFSLRNRDGSYALRRMLRNQMGWVRVGRSSEVYHQTFGQAHSGFTLCLGCGWSTPGRVQPARNGTTPHRQPFTNKSCQAAIDNPWMVKHLGALGATTRTDVLEYVLVPGIDGSPLQESAVASTLAVLLRKVIAKRLGIDSREIGFATQKVLLRGNRGLAVLVYDTASGGAGYVSGLEGQAEELLSDAIAEACKCPANCDSTCPECLLAHDTRDVAGELDRHAVTRVFGGQFKGSLLVPDGAKDCLGSNAAWEVRSLQDAVVATLATASQASIAFYDSGEEQATETSPLMIVARRVHDRYPAVARRLVVSRERFQSEPTFRRRCAILREAGVFSQIGLWDEPDGEFLPQVLVETRGGFFAWVSERETGIHVRGQYPDFPGVEWLDTPALESELRSGGNAAMTVIDPHPPLAAKEFFDALFLPMLAELDPALPSMLNESVMRVEYGDRYFRSRSSAGAFATLVKGVVGHSRPADREVKIVSMSVMDRPPGQHSGYGDWQSDLERDRDLKASLPGFKVVTVEVSRRNAPHQRTLSVYLDDGRVLRIMFDPGVDYWEQTRGLAITPKSRNTQNGEKQIVISRLESATGQ; the protein is encoded by the coding sequence GTGAAGACCTACGAAAACCTGAAAATCCATCCGCTCCTCGATCGAATCCCGGCGAGGCTGGCGGACGCAATGTTGAGCATGCTGCGACCAGCAGACGTGGGCCTTCGTGATTGGCTTGGGGATCGTCTTTCCGCCTATCCAGGGAGCCCTGGTGCCATCCTTGGTGACCCCTTGATTGAGTGTATGTACCGGTGGCAAGGCGGAGATCAGACGGTCGGTGATCTGCAAGCCGCCGGAATTCTTCAGCCGGGGTTCGTTGAGTCGCTGGAACGCGCGTCGGGCGACTACCACTTTCCCAGGGATCGCAAGCTCTTCACCCACCAGCTCTCGGCGCTGGAATCCACAAAAGCCGGGAAGTCCATTCTGGTCTCTGCCGGAACCGGCGCCGGCAAGACGGAATCATTCCTGTTTCCGATCCTGAACGACCTGTGCGAGCAGTCGGTTGGTTCCAAATCCACTCTGGAAGGGGTCCAAGCCCTTTTTATCTATCCACTTAACGCGCTGATCAGGAGCCAGAAGGAGCGGCTTGTTGCCTGGCTCGAAGCGCAGGAAGGTCGTCACCGGTTCGCGCTTTACAACGGTGACATGAAGGATGCCCTTCCGACAGCCAGTAGGGCGGCATTTCCTGCAGCGGAAGTGCCTGACCGGGAGCGGCTACGGGAGAGCCCCCCGCCGTTGTTGATCACCAATACGACGATGCTGGAGTTGATGCTTGTCCGTCCGCAGGACCGCCCAATTCTGGAGAGATCCGCCGGCAAGCTGCGCTGGGTCGTCATTGACGAGGCGCACTCGTACACCGGCAGCCAGGCCGCCGAACTGACCCTGCTTCTGCGCCGCACGTTGCAGGCCTTCAAGGTGCAGCCGCGCGAAGTTCGGTTCATTGCAACCTCCGCAACCATCGGCGACCAGAGCGAGGAGTCCACAAAGGCACTGAGGCGATTCCTTGCGGATGTGGCCGGGTGCGAAGAGGAGAGCGTCGATGTTATTCGCGGATACAGGGAAATTCCTTCGCTTGAGCCTGTTGGTGGCAACGCTCCGAGCCTCGAAGAACTTGAAGCGCTGTGCAATCAGCAATGCAGTGATGCGGAGGAGCTTGTTTCAGCGCTTCGCTCTTCCCCGGTTGCCATGGCAACAAGAAACCTGTTGATCGAGCGATCTGCTGCCACCCTGAGCGAGATCCAGGAGCACTCCGGACTGTCGTCAATGCAGGAAGCAGCGCGCTGGGTGGACGTGGCATCGTCAGGCAAACAGGAAGACGCGCCGCATTCGGATGGCCGATTTCTTCCCATCAGGGCTCACCTTTTCCAGAAGACCATCGATGGCATCTGGGCCTGCGTCAATCCCAGCTGCTCGGGCAGAGCGCCGGCGGCTCTCGAGGATTGGCGACACGGTGCCCTCTTCGGTGAGATCCAGGGCAGCTGCGCGCATTGTGGCTCGCTCGTACTTGAAGTTTCGCTGTGCAATGACTGTGGTGGAACCGCTCTGCGGGGCGTCCTGTCTTCCGATCGCAAGTACGTCAAAGGAATGCACGATGATGAGGACGAGTTTCTCGCCGATGCAGAGGCTACGGAGGATGAGCCGGCAGAGGCAGCAAAATACAAGCAGGTCATCCTCTCCAGTCTGGAGGACAACATCGCCAAGGTTGACGTAGGGGATGCCCGATTCAACCCTGTCAGCGGAGAGATTGCCGCGCTGGACGGTGAGATCGCTTTTGCAGGCGTTGTCTGGAATCCCTACAGCCCCACGAGTCAGGGGTATGGGGACGAGGCAAATCGCTCTTGTCGATGCCCGCGTTGCGGCAGTTCAAATGAAAATCCAGATAAAGCCAGGCGATCCATTCGGCTGGCTGCACCCTTTTCACTGAGTAACGTTGTTCCTGAACTGCTGTCGGCTGCGCCACCAGACCCTAAGGCGATGGGAGACGGTGTGCTGATGGAAGGCCGGCGGCTGCTCATGTTTACAGATAGCCGGCAAGGAACTGCTCGCGGCGCGGCGCGTTTGTACGACGGCGCATTGCGCGACTACATCCGCTACGTGGTTCCTGAAATGCTGCCCAGGCCGCTCTCCGAGGAAGATCGCGAGGTCTACGCGGATGAGCGTGAGCGGCTTGTGGCCGAGGTGGAAAAGAACCAGAACGAAAGTAGGCGAAATCTTCTGGAAAACAGTCTTCGCGGGGTTGAAGGAGCGCTTGCTGGACAGGGCTCGATTGCTTGGCTGGAAGTTCAGGATGCCTTAGCGCAAAAGCGCGCAGTTGAGAGTGCAATTACCCCCTACTTTTCTGACCTCATGGGTGCTGTTGAACAGGACAGAGTGGCCAGGCTACTGTTGTTGCGGGAGCTGTACCGAAGGCCAAAGCGGACCAATTCGCTCGAGACGCTGGGGCTTGTGTCGCTCAGGTATCCGGGCATTGAACGTATCCGGGCAGGGCAACTGCCGCGTGCGTGGGTAGAGATCGACGGCAGCCTCAAGGATTGGAAGGATTTCCTCAAGATCTACCTCGACTTTGTTGTCCGCGAGAACGCGTGCGTCGAACTGACTAACGACGAGAAGGACTGGATCGGAACCCGGTTCAGTCGCAAATTCCTTGTTGACGAGATCGGGACAGGCGAAAGTCAGAGATATCTCTGGCCAAGACTGAATCCGGACACCGGAGCCGGGGGGCGCTCGCGCCTGCCCCGCCTGTTGCGCGCGGCGTTTCCTGCGGTCCGTGACCTGCAAATCAGCGATGTACTGCAAGCTGCCAAATCAAGCCTTCTGGCGAGCGGACACCTGACGAAAGGCGATCAGCCAGGCCATTTTCTCAACTGGGCGACGGTTGAGTTGGCTCGCCCGACGCAGCTCTGGCTCTGTCCAGTGACCCGGCGGCTGCTTGATACCACCTTGCGGGGCGTGTCGCCCTATCACCAAGGTGACGTATCTCCCGTCAGCTGCCAGCCGGTCACATTGCCGGTTCCTCCTCATGTGCTCTGGGAGCGTGATGGACAATCCGTTCCGGCCGGCGAGCGCGAATCCTGGTTGTCCGGCAAGAAGGCGGGCCATCTGCTTCAAGCGCTTGGCCTTTGGCCGGAAGCCTTGGATCGTGCATTGACCGGCACTGAGTTCTATGCGGCCCGTGAGCATTCGGCGCAGATCGACCAGGCCAGGCTGGATGAACTCACCAGTCAATTCCAGTCAGGAGCGCTCAACGTGCTGAGTTGTTCCACGACCATGGAGATGGGTGTGGACATTGGCAGTCTGGCCGTGGTTGCCATGGCGAACCCACCGCCCACCGTGGCCAACTACCTGCAGCGTGCTGGTCGTGCTGGCCGCCGGGGTGAAACACGGGCGCTTGCGTACACCGTGTGCAGAGCAGAGCCACGCTCGCTCGCCATTTTCAATGCCCCGGACAAGTTCCTCTCGTCCACGATCAGTCCCCCGGTCGTGCAACTCGGTAGCCCGGTGATCGTCCAGCGCCACCTCAATGCTTGGCTGCTGCGCGACTTCCTGATGGAGGAAGGTACCGCACACGGGGCGTTGGGTATGAAGGCTGGAGGATTTTTTGGTATCAGCGCCCCGACTATCCAGGGGCAGCCTGGTGAGGATCACTGGGACAACTCGATCTACCAGCGTCTGATGGCGTTCCTGCAGCAGCCGCAGAGCTATTCCGAGGCCAAGCGGAGACAGATCAGGAGTCTGCTGGATCGCTCCAGTCTTGTCGACGTTGAGCTGGAGGTCTTGCTCGACACAGCCCGAGAATCGTTTGAAGCCGCAGCGTCTGGCTGGCGCGTGGAGTGGGATGCGGCCAAGCGCCAATGGGATGAGGTGACCGCAAACGATGCCGCAAAAAAGGCGCTGACCTATCGGTTGATCCGGCTTTGTGATGAGTACCTGTTGCAACTATTGACGATACGAGGGGTGTTGCCTGCGCGTGGATTCCCGGTTGACGTTCGCGAATTGATCATCGTCCAGGGGAACGGCAAGGCCAAGGGCAAGGAGAGCGATCGGAAGGCCATGGGCAACCGCGCTCTTAGCCGTGAACTGCCTGTCGCACTACGCGAGTATCAGCCCGGTGCCAACGTCGTCGTGGGCGGCGCTGTCTATGCGGTCGGTGGCCTGACAATGAATTGGCGGCGTCCCGCGGACGCCGGTGCCGCAAGCGAGATCCAGAATCTGCGCTGGCGCTTGCTCTGTCGGGAATGCAGCGAGGTCACTGACAGTCCGGTTTGCCCCGAAGCCTGCTCAGCGTGTGGGCACGCGGTTGAGGATGGTGCACGTAGCAGCTTCGAGTACATCGTTCCTGCCGGCTTCGTTGTGCCCCTAGGCTCGAAGCCCAACGATGACATCTCGCGTCCAACGTATGTTCCCGGTGAAATGCCATTGTTCAGCCTCCGCAACCGGGATGGGAGCTATGCCCTTCGGCGGATGTTGCGCAACCAGATGGGTTGGGTTCGTGTCGGCCGTTCCTCGGAGGTCTATCACCAGACGTTCGGCCAGGCCCATAGCGGCTTCACACTGTGCCTGGGCTGCGGCTGGTCCACTCCAGGTCGGGTCCAGCCGGCCCGGAACGGGACGACTCCCCACAGGCAGCCGTTCACGAATAAATCCTGTCAGGCTGCTATCGATAACCCCTGGATGGTCAAACATCTGGGTGCTCTCGGGGCAACAACGCGTACTGATGTCCTTGAGTATGTGCTGGTGCCAGGGATAGATGGCAGTCCCCTGCAGGAGTCGGCCGTCGCGTCCACGCTGGCCGTCCTGCTCCGCAAGGTAATTGCCAAGCGGTTGGGCATTGACTCGCGCGAGATCGGGTTTGCCACCCAGAAGGTGTTGCTCCGCGGCAACAGAGGTTTGGCAGTCCTGGTATACGACACGGCCTCGGGTGGTGCCGGGTATGTCTCCGGTCTGGAAGGACAGGCCGAAGAACTGCTTTCCGATGCCATAGCTGAGGCGTGCAAGTGCCCCGCGAACTGTGACTCGACCTGCCCGGAATGCCTGCTGGCGCATGACACCCGGGATGTGGCCGGCGAGCTGGATCGCCATGCCGTAACCCGGGTGTTCGGCGGGCAGTTCAAGGGTTCACTTCTGGTGCCCGACGGTGCGAAGGACTGTCTCGGCAGTAATGCCGCCTGGGAGGTGAGGAGCTTGCAGGATGCCGTCGTCGCCACGTTGGCAACCGCGAGCCAAGCGTCCATTGCCTTTTACGATTCAGGCGAAGAACAAGCGACCGAAACTTCGCCGTTGATGATAGTTGCCCGGCGTGTGCATGACCGTTATCCGGCGGTGGCGCGCAGGCTCGTTGTCTCGCGCGAGCGATTCCAGTCTGAACCGACTTTCCGTCGCCGCTGCGCCATCCTGCGCGAGGCTGGTGTCTTCTCGCAGATCGGTCTTTGGGACGAACCGGACGGGGAGTTCCTGCCGCAGGTGCTCGTTGAGACGCGAGGCGGCTTCTTCGCCTGGGTATCCGAGCGAGAAACGGGCATCCACGTTCGTGGCCAATATCCGGACTTCCCCGGAGTGGAATGGCTGGACACACCTGCGCTGGAGAGCGAGCTTCGCAGCGGTGGCAACGCTGCCATGACGGTGATCGACCCGCATCCGCCCTTGGCGGCAAAGGAATTCTTCGACGCGCTCTTTCTGCCCATGCTTGCCGAGCTCGACCCGGCATTGCCCAGCATGCTCAATGAGAGCGTCATGCGGGTCGAGTACGGCGATCGCTACTTTCGCAGTCGTAGCAGCGCGGGAGCATTTGCGACACTGGTCAAGGGCGTGGTGGGACATTCGCGCCCGGCCGATCGCGAGGTCAAGATCGTCAGTATGTCCGTGATGGATAGACCTCCCGGCCAACACTCGGGTTATGGGGATTGGCAAAGCGACTTGGAGCGCGACCGCGACCTGAAGGCAAGCCTGCCAGGCTTCAAGGTCGTCACCGTTGAAGTGTCTCGCCGCAATGCACCCCACCAACGCACCTTGAGCGTTTACTTAGATGATGGTCGCGTGCTGCGGATCATGTTTGATCCAGGAGTCGACTATTGGGAACAGACGCGTGGTCTGGCCATCACGCCGAAGTCACGAAATACGCAAAATGGCGAGAAGCAGATTGTGATTTCCCGCCTGGAATCGGCAACAGGTCAGTGA
- a CDS encoding DUF262 domain-containing protein, translating to MSAITPLYRSIQDLLQGRSFAIDEYQREYKWEKKNIEDLLNDLQAKFFAHYQSGHETNAVNDYGEYFLGSIIVSQRSGKNYLVDGQQRTTSLTLLLIYLYRAANEKKLGVAATMAPLIYSDDMGVAKFNLDIPERLDIIRALYEGKPFVPDDKDESIQTMHARYQEMEASGLVEELGDGLPHFIYWLMRKVGLIEIATNNDAYANVIFESMNDRGKPLGPMDMLKAYLLAPITDAAKRSEVNAAWRSQVLDLITVNQEHQHDRDGEFMRDWLRAQYAESIRERVANATEKDWELVGNMFHRWVRDNHARLGLGKADANAGFVKDSFRFFSKTWLLIQQVSATYTPGLEAIYYNARNGLTLQNTVLLAPLVEADDPQTVRRKLAVTATYLDIWMMRRKVNYIRTGYSAIYYAMHLLNRKIRRKSLEELVQLLRNELVNDDVTMQGSATQKWRKGLAGFGLNQHSKSYIYHLLARVTAFTELQSGRGDNFPSLMDRSTRNPYDIEHIFADDFGKYADMFSSEQEFEDVRDNVASLLLLPQDVNRSLQAKPFTDKRTIYAQQNFYAASLSEAIYEHQPKFRQFREKHQLPFEAYADFTRVEQGKRGTLLMALAEAIWSPARLEAAANA from the coding sequence ATGTCGGCCATCACACCGCTCTACCGCAGCATCCAGGACCTCCTGCAGGGCCGTTCGTTCGCCATCGACGAGTACCAGCGCGAGTACAAGTGGGAAAAAAAGAACATCGAGGACCTGCTGAACGACCTGCAGGCCAAGTTCTTCGCCCACTACCAGTCCGGTCATGAAACCAACGCGGTCAACGACTACGGCGAGTACTTTCTCGGATCCATCATAGTCAGTCAGCGCAGCGGCAAGAACTATCTGGTCGATGGCCAGCAGCGCACCACATCGCTGACCCTGCTGCTGATCTACCTCTACCGCGCCGCCAATGAGAAGAAACTGGGAGTGGCCGCTACTATGGCGCCGCTGATCTACAGCGATGACATGGGCGTGGCCAAGTTCAACCTGGACATCCCGGAGCGTCTGGACATCATCCGCGCGCTGTACGAGGGCAAGCCTTTCGTCCCCGACGACAAGGACGAATCCATCCAGACCATGCATGCCCGCTACCAGGAGATGGAGGCCAGCGGCCTAGTGGAGGAGCTGGGCGACGGCTTGCCGCATTTCATCTACTGGCTGATGCGCAAGGTCGGTCTGATCGAGATCGCCACCAATAATGATGCCTACGCTAACGTCATCTTCGAATCGATGAACGACCGCGGCAAGCCATTGGGCCCGATGGACATGCTCAAGGCCTACCTCCTGGCGCCAATCACAGATGCGGCCAAGCGCTCCGAGGTGAATGCCGCGTGGCGCAGTCAGGTTCTGGACCTGATCACCGTGAACCAGGAACACCAGCACGACCGTGACGGCGAGTTCATGCGCGACTGGCTGCGTGCACAGTATGCCGAGAGTATCCGCGAGCGCGTGGCCAATGCCACGGAGAAGGACTGGGAGCTGGTCGGCAACATGTTCCACCGCTGGGTGCGGGATAACCACGCTCGGTTGGGACTGGGAAAGGCCGATGCCAATGCTGGCTTCGTCAAGGACAGCTTCCGGTTTTTTTCCAAAACCTGGTTGCTGATCCAGCAGGTCAGCGCGACTTACACGCCCGGTCTTGAGGCCATCTACTACAACGCACGCAACGGCCTGACCTTGCAGAACACCGTGCTGCTCGCGCCGCTGGTCGAGGCGGACGACCCGCAGACTGTCCGGCGCAAGCTGGCGGTGACGGCGACCTATCTGGATATCTGGATGATGCGGCGCAAGGTCAACTACATCCGCACCGGCTATTCGGCGATCTACTACGCGATGCACCTGCTGAACCGGAAGATTCGCCGCAAGAGTCTGGAGGAGCTCGTGCAACTACTGCGCAACGAGCTGGTCAATGACGACGTGACCATGCAGGGCAGTGCGACCCAGAAGTGGCGCAAGGGGCTCGCCGGCTTCGGACTGAATCAGCACAGCAAGTCGTACATCTACCATCTGCTGGCGCGGGTGACGGCCTTCACCGAGCTGCAATCGGGGCGCGGCGACAACTTCCCGTCCCTGATGGACCGCTCAACGAGGAATCCATACGACATCGAACACATCTTCGCCGACGATTTTGGCAAGTACGCTGACATGTTCTCGAGCGAGCAGGAGTTCGAGGACGTTCGCGACAATGTCGCCTCGTTGCTGCTGCTCCCGCAAGACGTCAACCGCAGCCTCCAGGCCAAGCCTTTCACCGACAAGCGGACGATCTACGCGCAACAGAATTTCTACGCGGCCAGCCTGAGCGAAGCGATCTACGAACACCAGCCGAAGTTCCGGCAGTTCAGAGAAAAGCATCAGCTGCCGTTCGAAGCCTATGCGGACTTCACCAGGGTGGAACAGGGCAAGCGAGGCACGCTGTTGATGGCGCTCGCGGAAGCGATTTGGTCGCCCGCCAGGCTGGAGGCAGCCGCCAATGCCTAG